The following proteins are co-located in the Sporosarcina pasteurii genome:
- the fsa gene encoding fructose-6-phosphate aldolase has product MKFFIDTANFEEIKEAHSWGVISGVTTNPSLVAKEDVPFHDRLREITELVDGSVSAEVIALDAEGMIKEGRELAAIAPNITVKLPMTPEGLKACSVFSKEGIKTNVTLIFSANQALLAARAGATYVSPFLGRLDDIGQDGMTLVSTIADIFVHHNIKTEIIAASIRNPLHITDAALHGAHIATTPFNVLKQLFNHPLTDKGIEAFLADWEGRKSK; this is encoded by the coding sequence ATGAAGTTTTTTATAGATACGGCTAATTTTGAAGAAATTAAAGAGGCGCACAGTTGGGGAGTAATCTCAGGTGTGACAACGAATCCTTCGTTAGTTGCAAAAGAAGATGTTCCTTTTCATGATAGATTGCGTGAAATTACGGAGCTTGTAGACGGTTCAGTGAGTGCGGAGGTTATCGCATTAGACGCAGAAGGTATGATTAAAGAAGGTCGCGAACTTGCGGCAATCGCACCGAATATTACGGTTAAATTACCAATGACGCCAGAAGGGTTAAAGGCTTGTTCGGTATTTTCAAAAGAAGGCATTAAAACAAATGTTACGTTAATTTTCAGTGCAAACCAAGCACTATTGGCTGCACGTGCAGGCGCTACATACGTCTCTCCATTCCTTGGAAGATTAGATGATATTGGACAAGATGGCATGACGCTAGTGAGCACAATTGCGGACATCTTTGTTCATCATAATATTAAAACTGAAATTATTGCAGCTTCAATTCGTAATCCACTTCATATTACGGATGCGGCACTTCACGGAGCGCATATCGCAACGACACCTTTTAATGTATTAAAACAATTATTTAACCATCCATTAACAGATAAAGGGATCGAAGCATTCCTTGCGGATTGGGAAGGTAGAAAAAGCAAGTGA